One genomic window of Medicago truncatula cultivar Jemalong A17 chromosome 1, MtrunA17r5.0-ANR, whole genome shotgun sequence includes the following:
- the LOC25482197 gene encoding filament-like plant protein 4 has product MDRRWPWKKKSSDKTVLEKVAAELDSAGASNQPNQDVYKKPNYVQISVESYSHLTGLEDQVKTYEEKAQTLEDEINELNEKLSAANTEINTKEALVKQHAKVAEEAVSGWEKAEAEALALKNSLESVTLSKLTAEDQASQLDGALKECMRQIRNLKEEHELKIQDISLAKTKQLDKIKGDLEARIRNFEQELLRSAADNAALSRSLQERSNMLVKLSEEKAHAEAEIEHQKNTVESCEREINSLKYELHVISKELEIRNEEKNMSMRSAEAANKQHMEGVKKIAKLEAECQRLRGLVRKKLPGPAALAQMKLEVESLGRDYGETRLRKSPVKSSSPHFSPVPDFSLENIQKFQKDNEFLTERLLTMEEETKMLKEALAKRNSELQASRSMCAKTLSKLQILEAQGQTSNQQKGSPKSPIHMNHESIYSQNTGYAASMISISEDGNDDARSCAESWSTAIISELSQLPKEKNADELGKSEATKKLELMDDFLEVEKFAGLSDDSNEDASLPFTSNNKTDEIMTNDVSEVSTSKDDISEPEKKSDLNPLQSQESPAAGSPVPSPRGIDSFSPADLQSRILSVFESMAKDADVGKILKDIKHVLEEVHDTSIQDSVAEIPVDVPASDTPCDKKDDPEDVCSVSEKELISSQEPSECMQITSDIEAAISQIHDFVLFLGREAMTVHDISSDGDGISQKMEEFSVTYNKVKCHEASLLQFVLDLSHFLAKTSEFRFNILGYKGMETETNSPDCIDKIALPENKLVQENSLGERYQNGHSHILNPCSNPEVPDDGNLTSSYESNVTSQKFSMEDFEELRLEKEKAIVDLSKYSENLEMTKLQLQETEQLLAEVKSQLASAQRSNSLSETQLKCMAESYRSLETRAQEFETELNHLRMKTETLENELKDEKRSHEAALAKCKELEEQLQRNESSAADNEIQTKKERDLASAAEKLAECQETIYLLGKQLKAMHPQTEPMGSMYSEKLLKVEGFTEHQPRSPNLQDQVEMDGASFGFMQRQGAESPLHFTNTLYSPSDNDSNFQAISPVHHPNHKPTKSASSSASSTPTPEKHGRGFSRFFSSKGKNGH; this is encoded by the exons ATGGATAGAAGATGGCCCTGGAAGAAAAAATCATCTGATAAGACTGTTCTTGAGAAAGTTGCTGCTGAATTGGACTCTGCTGGTGCATCTAATCAACCCAATCAG GATGTTTATAAGAAGCCGAACTATGTCCAAATCTCTGTAGAGTCATATTCACATCTGACGGGTTTGGAGGATCAAGTGAAGACATATGAAGAAAAGGCTCAGACACTTGAGGATGAGATCAATGAATTAAATGAAAAACTGTCAGCAGCAAACACAGAGATAAATACCAAGGAAGCTTTGGTAAAACAACATGCTAAAGTAGCTGAAGAGGCTGTCTCAG GCTGGGAAAAGGCAGAAGCAGAAGCTTTGGCGTTGAAGAACAGTCTAGAATCTGTCACTCTTTCGAAACTGACTGCTGAGGATCAGGCTTCACAGTTAGACGGTGCTCTTAAAGAGTGTATGCGACAGATAAGAAACCTGAAAGAAGAACATGAACTGAAAATACAGGATATTTCCCTTGCAAAAACCAAGCAATTGGACAAGATTAAGGGTGACCTTGAGGCTAGGATACGGAACTTTGAACAGGAACTTCTCAGGTCTGCTGCTGATAATGCGGCTCTGTCTAGGTCCTTGCAGGAGCGCTCCAACATGCTAGTAAAACTAAGTGAAGAAAAAGCTCATGCTGAGGCTGAAATTGAGCATCAAAAGAACACCGTAGAATCATGTGAAAGAGAAATCAATTCACTTAAATATGAGCTGCATGTTATTTCCAAAGAGCTTGAAATTCGCAATGAAGAAAAGAACATGAGTATGAGGTCTGCAGAAGCTGCTAACAAGCAGCATATGGAGGGTGTTAAAAAAATTGCTAAATTAGAGGCTGAGTGTCAAAGGTTACGTGGTCTAGTACGGAAAAAGTTACCTGGTCCTGCTGCGCTTGCACAAATGAAGCTGGAAGTTGAAAGTCTTGGCCGAGATTATGGCGAAACTCGATTACGGAAATCTCCTGTTAAATCTTCTAGTCCTCATTTCTCTCCGGTACCCGATTTCTCCCTCGAGAATATACAGAAATTCCAGAAAGATAATGAATTTCTTACAGAGCGCTTATTGAcaatggaagaagaaacaaagatGCTGAAAGAAGCTTTGGCAAAACGTAACAGCGAATTGCAGGCTTCAAGAAGTATGTGTGCCAAAACACTTAGCAAACTTCAAATTTTGGAAGCACAAGGCCAGACAAGTAATCAGCAGAAGGGATCTCCAAAATCTCCCATCCATATGAACCATGAAAGCATATACAGCCAAAATACAGGCTATGCAGCAAGCATGATCTCCATTTCTGAAGATGGTAATGATGATGCGAGAAGTTGTGCCGAGTCTTGGTCGACAGCAATAATCTCTGAGCTATCCCAACTCCCAAAAGAAAAGAATGCTGATGAATTGGGCAAATCTGAGGCGACTAAGAAGTTAGAACTGATGGATGACTTCCTAGAGGTGGAGAAATTTGCTGGATTATCAGATGATTCTAATGAAGACGCCTCTTTGCCATTTACTTCAAACAATAAGACAGACGAAATCATGACCAATGATGTATCCGAAGTCAGTACCAGCAAAGATGATATATCCGAGCCTGAAAAGAAGAGTGATTTGAATCCATTGCAAAGCCAAGAGTCTCCTGCTGCAGGATCACCAGTCCCCAGTCCCCGTGGGATTGATAGCTTTTCACCAGCAGATCTTCAATCAAGAATACTGTCAGTGTTTGAATCTATGGCTAAGGATGCTGATGTAGGTAAGATCCTGAAGGATATTAAACATGTTCTTGAAGAAGTACATGATACTTCCATCCAAGACTCTGTAGCTGAAATTCCCGTCGATGTGCCAGCTTCTGATACTCCATGTGATAAAAAGGATGATCCTGAAGATGTTTGTTCAGTTTCAGAAAAAGAACTTATATCATCCCAAGAACCTTCTGAGTGTATGCAGATAACTTCTGATATAGAAGCTGCAATTTCTCAAATTCACGACTTCGTATTGTTCCTTGGCAGAGAAGCAATGACAGTTCATGATATATCTTCTGATGGAGATGGTATAAGCCAAAAGATGGAGGAGTTTTCTGTTacttataataaagtcaaatgcCATGAAGCAAGTTTGCTACAGTTTGTTCTTGATCTGTCTCATTTCTTGGCTaaaacaagtgaattcagattTAATATCCTTGGTTATAAGGGTATGGAAACTGAAACTAACAGTCCTGATTGCATAGATAAGATTGCTCTGCCTGAAAATAAGTTAGTTCAAGAAAATTCGTTGGGAGAGAGATATCAAAATGGTCATTCTCATATTCTCAATCCCTGCTCTAATCCTGAGGTTCCTGATGATGGAAATTTGACATCAAGTTATGAATCAAATGTCACGTCACAAAAGTTCTCCATGGAGGACTTTGAGGAATTGAGATTAGAGAAAGAGAAGGCAATTGTGGATCTGTCAAAATATTCTGAAAATCTTGAAATGACAAAATTGCAGTTACAAGAGACCGAGCAACTTCTAGCTGAAGTTAAATCACAATTGGCTTCTGCTCAAAGGTCAAACAGCTTGTCCGAGACTCAACTCAAATGCATGGCAGAGTCATACAGATCACTTGAAACACGTGCACAGGAGTTTGAAACTGAGCTCAACCATCTACGAATGAAGACAGAAACTCTTGAGAATGAACTTAAAGATGAAAAGAGATCTCATGAAGCAGCTTTGGCAAAGTGCAAGGAGCTAGAAGAACAATTGCAAAG GAATGAGAGTTCAGCTGCTGATAATGAAATTCAGACTAAAAAG GAGAGAGACTTGGCTTCTGCTGCTGAAAAGTTAGCCGAGTGTCAGGAAACCATATATCTTCTTGGCAAGCAGCTAAAAGCTATGCATCCTCAAACAGAACCGATGGGATCTATGTACAGTGAGAAGCTTTTGAAGGTTGAAGGCTTCACAGAGCATCAACCTCGGAGCCCAAATTTGCAGGATCAGGTGGAGATGGACGGAGCTAGTTTTGGTTTTATGCAAAGGCAGGGTGCAGAGTCCCCTTTGCATTTTACAAACACTTTATATAGTCCATCAGATAATGACTCAAACTTTCAAGCCATATCTCCTGTACACCATCCAAATCACAAGCCCACAAAGTCAGCCTCTTCATCAGCTTCTTCCACTCCTACACCGGAAAAACATGGCCGAGGTTTTAGTAGATTCTTTTCATCAAAAGGAAAAAACGGTCATTGA
- the LOC112418725 gene encoding 5'-3' exoribonuclease 3 isoform X2: MGVPAFYRWLAEKYPMVIADAVEEEPVVIEGVQIPIDTSKPNPNNLEYDNLYLDMNGIIHPCFHPEDRPSPTSFEEVFECMFDYIDRLFNMVRPRKLLFMAIDGVAPRAKMNQQRSRRFRAAKDASDAAIEESRLREEFEREGRKLPPKEESATFDSNVITPGTEFMAVLSVALQYYVHLRLNNDPGWSNIKVILSDANVPGEGEHKIMSYIRLQRNLEGFNPNTRHCLYGLDADLIMLGLATHEVHFSILREVVFTPGQDKCFLCGQMGHMAANCEGKAKRKSGEFDEKGDAIVAKKPFQFLNIWTLREYLEYEMRIPNAPFEIDFECILDDFIFICFFVGNDFLPHMPTLEIREGAINLLMAVYKKELKGMGGYLTNGSKPNLSRVEHFIQAVGSYEDSIFQKRARMEQRTVERIKRQKSQARRGDDVGPQVQPESLVAVSKFHGSRLASAPTPAPFQQSGPTSVRKGNKEVFERPSKVSKLSSGATAAAAIVEAENSLEIDVEDNQDDLKIKLKGILRDKSDVFNSKGGHEDKIKLGEPGWKERYYEEKFSAQTPEELDAIRKDVVLKYTEGLCWVMHYYYEGVCSWQWFYPYHYAPFASDLKGLGELNINFELGTPFKPFDQLLGVFPAASSHALPEPYRKLMTDPTSPIIDFYPIDFDVDMNGKRYAWQGIAKLPFIDEVRLLQEVRKVENLLTPEEKRRNAIMFEMLFVNSCHPLSACISTLDNKCRNMSNSERADVKEKIDPVESGGMNGYISLCSGEPCPPIFRSPIAGMEDIMDNHVICAIYRLPDAHEHIARPPHGVKFPKKTVTIGDLKPEPIPWHEDNGRRYNESGRKNPPGSVSGRELGEAAHRLVANSLQIRTDGNRYHHPNGSTMPYNGPRGHRQSWPRNNYESHPGYNYESRPGYAAIPPPLSAPPQYVPYAAAPTAHYGYNQPYSPPVIPSPHQHHSNSFPRGDQNPRSHHSDRNSHHVNGGNARHSSGNNQNPRFSNTQGSFPRQGHHHDAGRHNQHFQPYRADQHWTPRGNPSGYREYGQHSANQYSLLDKGASRKPMPPPGHNHK; the protein is encoded by the exons ATGGGAGTTCCGGCCTTCTATAGGTGGCTCGCCGAGAAATACCCGATGGTTATTGCCGATGCGGTTGAAGAGGAACCAGTGGTTATCGAAGGCGTTCAAATTCCGATAGACACCAGCAAACCCAACCCTAATAACCTTGAATATGATAATCTCTATCTTGACATGAATGGAATCATTCATCCTTGTTTTCATCCTGAAGATAGG CCATCCCCGACCTCTTTTGAGGAGGTGTTTGAGTGCATGTTTGATTACATTGATAGGCTGTTTAACATGGTGCGGCCTAGGAAGCTTCTCTTTATGGCTATTG ATGGTGTTGCACCGAGGGCTAAAATGAACCAACAACGGTCAAGGCGGTTTAGGGCTGCTAAAGATGCATCTGATGCG GCTATTGAAGAATCAAGGTTACGAGAGGAATTTGAGAGGGAGGGCAGAAAACTTCCTCCTAAAGAGGAATCGGCAACTTTTGATTCAAATGTCATCACACCTGGAACTGAATTCATGGCTGTTCTGTCAGTTGCACTACAGTACTATGTGCATCTTAGGTTGAACAATGATCCTGGTTGGAGTAACATAAAG GTTATTCTTTCTGATGCAAATGTTCCCGGTGAAGGGGAGCATAAGATTATGTCCTATATCCGCCTTCAAAGAAATCTTGAAGGATTCAATCCGAATACACGACATTGCCTGTATGGTTTG gATGCTGATTTGATTATGTTGGGTCTGGCTACCCATGAAGTCCATTTTTCAATTCTTAGAGAG GTTGTATTTACTCCTGGTCAAGACAAATGCTTCCTGTGTGGTCAAATGGGTCATATGGCTGCGAACTGTGAAGGAAAGGCTAAAAGGAAGTCAGGAGAATTTGATGAAAAAGGAGACGCTATTGTTGCTAAAAAGCCTTTCCAG TTTCTGAATATTTGGACTCTGAGGGAATATCTGGAGTATGAGATGAGAATACCTAATGCTCCTTTTGAGATCGATTTTGAATGCATATTGGATGATTTTATCTTCATATGCTTTTTCGTTGGCAATGATTTCCTACCACATATGCCTACACTAGAGATTCGTGAG ggTGCGATCAACTTGCTGATGGCAGTATACAAGAAGGAACTTAAGGGAATGGGTGGCTATTTGACAAACGGTAGCAAG CCAAATTTGAGCAGAGTTGAGCATTTTATTCAGGCTGTTGGATCATATGAAGATAGCATATTCCAGAAAAGAGCTCGAATGGAACAG CGAACGGTGGAAAGAATAAAGCGTCAGAAGTCACAAGCAAGAAGAGGAGATGATGTTGGGCCTCAAGTTCAACCCGAGTCTCTAGTTGCAGTTTCTAAATTCCACGGTTCTCGTCTTGCTTCAGCTCCAACGCCTGCACCATTTCAACAATCTGGGCCCACCTCAGTTAGAAAAGGCAATAAAGAAGTCTTTGAGAGGCCCAGTAAAGTTTCTAAGTTATCTTCAGGAGCAACTGCTGCTGCTGCAATTGTTGAAGCCGAGAATAGTCTTGAAATAGAT GTTGAAGATAACCAAGATGACTTGAAAATAAAGCTGAAGGGGATACTTCGTGACAAATCTGATgtgttcaactcaaaaggtGGTCATGAGGACAAG ATCAAGTTGGGAGAACCAGGCTGGAAAGAGAGGTATTATGAGGAAAAATTTTCTGCTCAGACTCCCGAGGAACTTGATGCTATACGGAAAGATGTT GTCTTGAAATACACCGAGGGTCTATGTTGGGTGATGCATTATTACTATGAAGGTGTTTGTTCTTGGCAATG GTTTTATCCTTATCATTATGCCCCCTTTGCATCTGATCTGAAGGGCCTTGGTGAGCTTAATATTAACTTTGAGTTGGGTACTCCATTCAAACCATTTGATCAGCTTCTTGGAGTTTTTCCCGCTGCAAG CTCTCATGCGCTGCCTGAGCCGTATAGGAAACTTATGACTGATCCAACCTCGCCAATTATTGACTTTTATCCAATAG ACTTTGATGTGGACATGAATGGCAAACGCTATGCTTGGCAG GGTATTGCGAAGTTGCCTTTTATTGATGAAGTGCGTCTTCTTCAGGAAGTTCGGAAAGTCGAAAACTTGTTAACA ccGGAGGAAAAGCGACGAAATGCAATAATGTTTGAGATGCTTTTTGTGAATTCATGTCATCCTCTCTCTGCGTGCATTAGTACACTCGACAACAAATGTAGAAACATGTCCAACTCTGAACGTGCTGATGTTAAGGAAAAAATTGACCCCGTTGAAAG TGGTGGAATGAATGGTTACATATCCTTATGTAGTGGAGAACCTTGCCCTCCCATCTTCAGGTCCCCTATTGCAGGCATGGAAGACATCATGGATAATCATGTCAT ATGTGCAATATATAGACTTCCAGATGCACATGAACATATAGCTCGACCACCACATGGAGTTAAGTTTCCAAAGAAG ACTGTGACAATTGGGGATCTAAAACCTGAACCTATTCCATGGCATGAAGATAATGGGAGGAGATACAACGAAAGTGGAAG GAAAAACCCTCCGGGCTCCGTTTCTGGTCGCGAGCTTGGAGAGGCAGCACACAGACTCGTTGCCAATTCCTTACAGATCAGGACGGATGGAAATAGATACCATCATCCTAATGGATCAACGATGCCTTATAATGGACCAAGGGGTCACAGGCAATCATGGCCTCGTAATAACTATGAATCACACCCTGGCTATAACTATGAATCACGCCCAGGCTATGCTGCAATTCCACCGCCTTTATCAGCTCCTCCACAGTATGTACCTTACGCTGCTGCTCCTACTGCGCATTATGGTTATAACCAACCATACTCTCCACCTGTAATACCTAGTCCTCATCAACATCACTCGAATTCCTTTCCAAGAGGTGACCAAAACCCCAGATCACATCATTCTGATAGAAATAGCCACCATGTTAATGGCGGAAATGCAAGGCATTCCTCAGGAAACAATCAGAATCCCCGGTTTTCGAATACTCAAGGTTCATTTCCCCGTCAAGGTCACCATCACGACGCTGGTCGCCACAATCAACACTTCCAACCATATAGAGCTGACCAGCATTGGACTCCACGGGGTAACCCTAGTGGGTACAGGGAATATGGTCAACATTCAGCCAATCAATATTCTCTATTAGATAAAGGAGCAAGTAGGAAGCCAATGCCTCCACCCGGTCATAATCACAAATAA
- the LOC112418725 gene encoding 5'-3' exoribonuclease 3 isoform X1: MGVPAFYRWLAEKYPMVIADAVEEEPVVIEGVQIPIDTSKPNPNNLEYDNLYLDMNGIIHPCFHPEDRPSPTSFEEVFECMFDYIDRLFNMVRPRKLLFMAIDGVAPRAKMNQQRSRRFRAAKDASDAAIEESRLREEFEREGRKLPPKEESATFDSNVITPGTEFMAVLSVALQYYVHLRLNNDPGWSNIKVILSDANVPGEGEHKIMSYIRLQRNLEGFNPNTRHCLYGLDADLIMLGLATHEVHFSILREVVFTPGQDKCFLCGQMGHMAANCEGKAKRKSGEFDEKGDAIVAKKPFQFLNIWTLREYLEYEMRIPNAPFEIDFECILDDFIFICFFVGNDFLPHMPTLEIREGAINLLMAVYKKELKGMGGYLTNGSKPNLSRVEHFIQAVGSYEDSIFQKRARMEQRTVERIKRQKSQARRGDDVGPQVQPESLVAVSKFHGSRLASAPTPAPFQQSGPTSVRKGNKEVFERPSKVSKLSSGATAAAAIVEAENSLEIDVEDNQDDLKIKLKGILRDKSDVFNSKGGHEDKIKLGEPGWKERYYEEKFSAQTPEELDAIRKDVVLKYTEGLCWVMHYYYEGVCSWQWFYPYHYAPFASDLKGLGELNINFELGTPFKPFDQLLGVFPAASSHALPEPYRKLMTDPTSPIIDFYPIDFDVDMNGKRYAWQGIAKLPFIDEVRLLQEVRKVENLLTPEEKRRNAIMFEMLFVNSCHPLSACISTLDNKCRNMSNSERADVKEKIDPVERDTCSGGMNGYISLCSGEPCPPIFRSPIAGMEDIMDNHVICAIYRLPDAHEHIARPPHGVKFPKKTVTIGDLKPEPIPWHEDNGRRYNESGRKNPPGSVSGRELGEAAHRLVANSLQIRTDGNRYHHPNGSTMPYNGPRGHRQSWPRNNYESHPGYNYESRPGYAAIPPPLSAPPQYVPYAAAPTAHYGYNQPYSPPVIPSPHQHHSNSFPRGDQNPRSHHSDRNSHHVNGGNARHSSGNNQNPRFSNTQGSFPRQGHHHDAGRHNQHFQPYRADQHWTPRGNPSGYREYGQHSANQYSLLDKGASRKPMPPPGHNHK; this comes from the exons ATGGGAGTTCCGGCCTTCTATAGGTGGCTCGCCGAGAAATACCCGATGGTTATTGCCGATGCGGTTGAAGAGGAACCAGTGGTTATCGAAGGCGTTCAAATTCCGATAGACACCAGCAAACCCAACCCTAATAACCTTGAATATGATAATCTCTATCTTGACATGAATGGAATCATTCATCCTTGTTTTCATCCTGAAGATAGG CCATCCCCGACCTCTTTTGAGGAGGTGTTTGAGTGCATGTTTGATTACATTGATAGGCTGTTTAACATGGTGCGGCCTAGGAAGCTTCTCTTTATGGCTATTG ATGGTGTTGCACCGAGGGCTAAAATGAACCAACAACGGTCAAGGCGGTTTAGGGCTGCTAAAGATGCATCTGATGCG GCTATTGAAGAATCAAGGTTACGAGAGGAATTTGAGAGGGAGGGCAGAAAACTTCCTCCTAAAGAGGAATCGGCAACTTTTGATTCAAATGTCATCACACCTGGAACTGAATTCATGGCTGTTCTGTCAGTTGCACTACAGTACTATGTGCATCTTAGGTTGAACAATGATCCTGGTTGGAGTAACATAAAG GTTATTCTTTCTGATGCAAATGTTCCCGGTGAAGGGGAGCATAAGATTATGTCCTATATCCGCCTTCAAAGAAATCTTGAAGGATTCAATCCGAATACACGACATTGCCTGTATGGTTTG gATGCTGATTTGATTATGTTGGGTCTGGCTACCCATGAAGTCCATTTTTCAATTCTTAGAGAG GTTGTATTTACTCCTGGTCAAGACAAATGCTTCCTGTGTGGTCAAATGGGTCATATGGCTGCGAACTGTGAAGGAAAGGCTAAAAGGAAGTCAGGAGAATTTGATGAAAAAGGAGACGCTATTGTTGCTAAAAAGCCTTTCCAG TTTCTGAATATTTGGACTCTGAGGGAATATCTGGAGTATGAGATGAGAATACCTAATGCTCCTTTTGAGATCGATTTTGAATGCATATTGGATGATTTTATCTTCATATGCTTTTTCGTTGGCAATGATTTCCTACCACATATGCCTACACTAGAGATTCGTGAG ggTGCGATCAACTTGCTGATGGCAGTATACAAGAAGGAACTTAAGGGAATGGGTGGCTATTTGACAAACGGTAGCAAG CCAAATTTGAGCAGAGTTGAGCATTTTATTCAGGCTGTTGGATCATATGAAGATAGCATATTCCAGAAAAGAGCTCGAATGGAACAG CGAACGGTGGAAAGAATAAAGCGTCAGAAGTCACAAGCAAGAAGAGGAGATGATGTTGGGCCTCAAGTTCAACCCGAGTCTCTAGTTGCAGTTTCTAAATTCCACGGTTCTCGTCTTGCTTCAGCTCCAACGCCTGCACCATTTCAACAATCTGGGCCCACCTCAGTTAGAAAAGGCAATAAAGAAGTCTTTGAGAGGCCCAGTAAAGTTTCTAAGTTATCTTCAGGAGCAACTGCTGCTGCTGCAATTGTTGAAGCCGAGAATAGTCTTGAAATAGAT GTTGAAGATAACCAAGATGACTTGAAAATAAAGCTGAAGGGGATACTTCGTGACAAATCTGATgtgttcaactcaaaaggtGGTCATGAGGACAAG ATCAAGTTGGGAGAACCAGGCTGGAAAGAGAGGTATTATGAGGAAAAATTTTCTGCTCAGACTCCCGAGGAACTTGATGCTATACGGAAAGATGTT GTCTTGAAATACACCGAGGGTCTATGTTGGGTGATGCATTATTACTATGAAGGTGTTTGTTCTTGGCAATG GTTTTATCCTTATCATTATGCCCCCTTTGCATCTGATCTGAAGGGCCTTGGTGAGCTTAATATTAACTTTGAGTTGGGTACTCCATTCAAACCATTTGATCAGCTTCTTGGAGTTTTTCCCGCTGCAAG CTCTCATGCGCTGCCTGAGCCGTATAGGAAACTTATGACTGATCCAACCTCGCCAATTATTGACTTTTATCCAATAG ACTTTGATGTGGACATGAATGGCAAACGCTATGCTTGGCAG GGTATTGCGAAGTTGCCTTTTATTGATGAAGTGCGTCTTCTTCAGGAAGTTCGGAAAGTCGAAAACTTGTTAACA ccGGAGGAAAAGCGACGAAATGCAATAATGTTTGAGATGCTTTTTGTGAATTCATGTCATCCTCTCTCTGCGTGCATTAGTACACTCGACAACAAATGTAGAAACATGTCCAACTCTGAACGTGCTGATGTTAAGGAAAAAATTGACCCCGTTGAAAG GGATACATGCAGTGGTGGAATGAATGGTTACATATCCTTATGTAGTGGAGAACCTTGCCCTCCCATCTTCAGGTCCCCTATTGCAGGCATGGAAGACATCATGGATAATCATGTCAT ATGTGCAATATATAGACTTCCAGATGCACATGAACATATAGCTCGACCACCACATGGAGTTAAGTTTCCAAAGAAG ACTGTGACAATTGGGGATCTAAAACCTGAACCTATTCCATGGCATGAAGATAATGGGAGGAGATACAACGAAAGTGGAAG GAAAAACCCTCCGGGCTCCGTTTCTGGTCGCGAGCTTGGAGAGGCAGCACACAGACTCGTTGCCAATTCCTTACAGATCAGGACGGATGGAAATAGATACCATCATCCTAATGGATCAACGATGCCTTATAATGGACCAAGGGGTCACAGGCAATCATGGCCTCGTAATAACTATGAATCACACCCTGGCTATAACTATGAATCACGCCCAGGCTATGCTGCAATTCCACCGCCTTTATCAGCTCCTCCACAGTATGTACCTTACGCTGCTGCTCCTACTGCGCATTATGGTTATAACCAACCATACTCTCCACCTGTAATACCTAGTCCTCATCAACATCACTCGAATTCCTTTCCAAGAGGTGACCAAAACCCCAGATCACATCATTCTGATAGAAATAGCCACCATGTTAATGGCGGAAATGCAAGGCATTCCTCAGGAAACAATCAGAATCCCCGGTTTTCGAATACTCAAGGTTCATTTCCCCGTCAAGGTCACCATCACGACGCTGGTCGCCACAATCAACACTTCCAACCATATAGAGCTGACCAGCATTGGACTCCACGGGGTAACCCTAGTGGGTACAGGGAATATGGTCAACATTCAGCCAATCAATATTCTCTATTAGATAAAGGAGCAAGTAGGAAGCCAATGCCTCCACCCGGTCATAATCACAAATAA